Part of the Candidatus Zixiibacteriota bacterium genome, GTTTCCGCACCGACCAATTTGATGATCATGGCGCCAGGGTGCGGCAACACTTCCCGCAACTGCGTGAGCCGGGGTGGCATGATCCCGTAACGTTTGAAATTGACCCGCGGTACTTGTATCCACGCGAATCCGTTCCCGATTGGATGGTGCCCGAGCCATTACGCAACTCGTCTCCGACTGCGGCAAGCGAGTTCGTACGCTCCAATCCGGACTGGGCCTCGGTTCGGTATGTCCAGGCGCGCTCCGCTCCGCCGAGCTACAAGGGCGCGCTCCTGCAGGTGGGTGGACAGGTCACGATCCGTGAAGGTCGCGGCCACACCGGCGGAACTTTCGGCCTCGGATACGGACTTTGGGATGATCTGGTGTTCATCAAAAACGTTTCGCTGTGCGCGACCTTCATGCCGTCGTTCCATGAACCGAGTCACCGCCTGCTGGCAGGGTCGTTCGAGTTGGGCTTCGACCTTCCGGGCGAATCCTGGCCCAGGGCGCTGCGTCTCGAATCCGGAGCAGCGGTTGGCCTGGGTGAGGATTTCGACGATTTCGGTGCCCTGTTCGCGGTCGGTCTTGACTCTCCGGTCATGCCGCTAAGTTTCACCTATGCCGGCATTACCTGGCGCCTCAAATATCAGTGGTTTTCGCTGGACTCCCCAGTCAGCGGCCCGGCTTTGGAGATGGTGCTGCAATAGGATGTCCGGTCAACTAGCCGGTCATTTTTGCCCGCACCAGCTCTATTTGCGCCAGGGCCGCTGTCACCGCGTGCTCGACTCGCAGTGTCCATGGGCCGAGCGTAAAGGAACGAAACCCCAGCGCGAGCATCAGGTCCACCTCGAACGGCACCCAGCCCCCTTCCGGGCCTACCGCCACAGTCACTTCGCGTGTTGAACGGACATACACGCTGTCAATAGTCACGGCAGTCACCGGGCTGCAGAGAAGCCGCAGTGGTGGTCCGGAAGGAACGTCCGACAACAACGTCAGCTCCTCCTCGAAAAAGCGGCGGAAGCGATCATGTACCTGAACAAGCGGCAGCCGGGTCAGCTTCCCCTGCGACAATCCCTCCAGAAGAAACGACAACTGGTGTTCAGGTTGAATCAACGGCGACTGAAAATAGCTCTTTTCCACTCGATTGGCTCTGATAAGATGCAGCGACCTGACCCCCATCATGGCGCTCGTGATCAGTATCTTCTTCAGTGTTTGCGGCCGCGGCAAAGCGCAAATCAGATCGATCTCGAGTGCGGGCGGCGCTGCCTGAGTCCACCGGCTGCACTGCATCAGCACTTCATCCGGTGTGACCCGTGCAACAACCGCGTTGCCGATTGGACCGTTGACAAGGCCAGTCTCAAGCGTATCCCCCTCCTTGAGTTTCAGGATCATTCGAATGTGCTCGGCGCGCTGGTCGCGCACGACATAGTTATGCTCGTCGACGCGGTCGTTGTCTGTCAGGATGATCAAGTTCACTTGTGGTCGCGATCCGGCTCAAACGGGTGGCTGAGGTCAAAATCAGGGCGGTAGCTGTGCGGGCTGCCCAGTTCCTGTACCCAGCCGCGCCAGAAACCGAGCCGCTCGAATTCCTCGATCACGGCCTCATACTCGTCGGGGTGCAGCGTTCGACCTAAAAGGGGGTGATTTCGCACCGACGGGGTCGGATAGTACTGAGACATGAGCGAGATGTGCACCGATGGCGACAACTCCTCCGCGATCCACCTGAGCACCGCCCTGGAGTTTTCAACCTGACCCGGAAGTACGAGGTGCCGAATGATCAGTCCGGACTTAATAACATCTTCGTCGTCCAGATAGATATTCGCCCCTTTTTGGCGGTACATTTCTCTTATGGCGGCGGTGGCGATCTCGGGATAGTTCCTGGTATCGGAGTACTCCCGTCCCAGCTTCTCGTCCATGTACTTCAGATCGGGAAGGTAAACGTCGATGATGCCCTCGAGTGATCGGACAATGTCGACTCTGTCATACCCGTTGGTGTTGAACACGTACGGCTGATTGTGCCCGCGCGCCCCGAGCCGGTCGATAATCTGCAGCATTTGCGGGATACAGTGCGACGGTGACACAAAACCTACCCCTTTGGCGCCGCGCGCCAGGACCGACTCAATCTCCGTGACTACCTCATCGAGCTGTGTCAACGACCAGCCGCGCGAATCGACCCTCGAGATTTGATAATTCTGACAGTATATGCATTGCATGTTGCAGTGCGAGAAGAAGATGTTGCAGATACCGTGATGGCCGCTGAAAACCGGTTCCTCGCCACGGTGGGCACAGATCGACGAGATCATGATTTCGTCGCCGCTCTTGCACCAACCGAGCTTTGCGCCGGTGCGATCCGCCCGGCACTCGCGCGGACAACAGATACAGTTGCACACGTCGATCAGGTTACCCTGACCCGAATCCCGGCCCGGCCCCTTTCCGCTCTTGTCATCGTGAGTCATGTTGCCTCTTGACGGGGACTGTGCCGGGCACCGGCTCGAGCTTGTCCGAATAGATGACCTGGCGAACATCCGCGCGCGTGAAAATATGCGGGCTGCCGCACTCGGCCCCATGGTCGGGTGTGCATACCAGAAACGAATCCGATTCGAAAATGGCCACAACCAATTCAGGCGGGCCGTCCTTGGTCAGGACGGCACAAGTACAACCGACTTCGACATAGAGCGGCGGCTGCCAGCGATAGGCCGAATT contains:
- a CDS encoding radical SAM protein, with protein sequence MTHDDKSGKGPGRDSGQGNLIDVCNCICCPRECRADRTGAKLGWCKSGDEIMISSICAHRGEEPVFSGHHGICNIFFSHCNMQCIYCQNYQISRVDSRGWSLTQLDEVVTEIESVLARGAKGVGFVSPSHCIPQMLQIIDRLGARGHNQPYVFNTNGYDRVDIVRSLEGIIDVYLPDLKYMDEKLGREYSDTRNYPEIATAAIREMYRQKGANIYLDDEDVIKSGLIIRHLVLPGQVENSRAVLRWIAEELSPSVHISLMSQYYPTPSVRNHPLLGRTLHPDEYEAVIEEFERLGFWRGWVQELGSPHSYRPDFDLSHPFEPDRDHK
- a CDS encoding RsmE family RNA methyltransferase, which translates into the protein MNLIILTDNDRVDEHNYVVRDQRAEHIRMILKLKEGDTLETGLVNGPIGNAVVARVTPDEVLMQCSRWTQAAPPALEIDLICALPRPQTLKKILITSAMMGVRSLHLIRANRVEKSYFQSPLIQPEHQLSFLLEGLSQGKLTRLPLVQVHDRFRRFFEEELTLLSDVPSGPPLRLLCSPVTAVTIDSVYVRSTREVTVAVGPEGGWVPFEVDLMLALGFRSFTLGPWTLRVEHAVTAALAQIELVRAKMTG